The uncultured Roseibium sp. DNA segment AAACACGGCATTCTGCTTGGCCACAGCGACGGCGCGTCGATCGCGGCGATTTATGCAGGCAATGTGGAGGATTTCCGGGTCCGAGGGCTGGTGCTGATGGCGCCGCATTTCTTTACCGAAGAAGGCGGCCTTAAATCCATCGCCGAGGCGAAAGTCGCCTACGAGACCGTTGATCTTCGCTCAAGGCTCGCCAAGTACCACAAGGATGTCGACAACGCATTTCGCGGCTGGAACGATACCTGGCTCGATCCGGGGTTCAAGTCCTGGAACATTGCTGAGGCAATCGACTACCTGCGCATTCCCGTACTCGCCATTCAGGGCGCCGACGATCAATACGGCACGCTGGCGCAGATTGAGGAAATCGAAAGCCGGATCTATTCGCCGGTCGATGTCGAAATCCTGGCCGATTGCAAACATTCACCCTTCCTCGAACAGCCCGAAAAGACCCTGTCGGCGATCCGCGAATTCTGCGCGCGCCTGGAACGGATCGAAACCGCGGAGGTCGAAATCGCATGAAACTTGAAAGTCTGATTTCAGGGAAATGGACCGCAGGTGCCGCTGACGGACGACCGTTGGTCAATCCGGTCACCGGCGAGACGGTCGCGCACGCGGATGCAAGCGGGCTGGATCTGGCAGGTGCGATGGACTTCGCCCGGGAAAAGGGCGGGGCCGCACTGCGGGCCATGAGCTTCGCCGAACGCGGCGCGTTGCTCAAGGCGGTGGCCGATGTGCTGACCGAAAACCGCGCCAAGTACGAGGAAATCGCCCGGATCAACAGCGGCAACACAAAGGTTGACGCTTCCATCGATATCGATGGCGGTATCGGCACGCTGAAATACTATTCCCGCCTCGGCAAATCCCTCGGCGATGCGACGACGGTTCTTGAAGCCGGTCAGGATCAGCTGGCGAAGGACCCGGTGTTCTTTTCTCGACATCTCTGGACCTCGCGGCCGGGTGTCGCCTTGCAGATCAACGCCTTCAACTTCCCGTCCTGGGGAATGTGGGAAAAGATCGCGGCGGCGACCATTGCCGGCGTGCCGAGCATGGCCAAGCCGGCAACGGCGACAGCCTGGTTGTCCCACGAAATGATGCGGGATGTTGATGCCGCCAATGTGGTTCCGGACGGCGTGTTCAATTTGGTGTGTGGCAATGGCGAAGGCTTGCTGGATGCCCTTGGCCCGATGGATTCGGTCGCCTTCACCGGTTCTGCCGAGACCGGGTCCACGATCCGCTCGCATCCGGTCGTTCTCGGCAGTGGCGCACGCCTGACGATCGAGGCGGACAGTGTCAATGCCACGATCCTCGGTCAGGATGTCGCTCCGGGGGATCCTTTGTTTGATCTTGCGGTGCGAGAGGTCAGCAAGGCGCTCTCGGTGAAGGCCGGACAGCTCTGCACCAATATCCGGCGTATCCTTGTGCCCGCCGCCCATCTCGATGCGTTTTCCGAGGCGGTTGTCGCCACAGTTTCGCGCTTTCCTG contains these protein-coding regions:
- a CDS encoding alpha/beta hydrolase, with the protein product MPEFEWREGVGSTIAVNGKMLEAVCYGPSPDQAPTLVLLHEGLGCVALWRDFPKTLAEATGFGVFAWSRGGYGQSDPVDLPRPLDYMTREAVDVLPGVLDTIGFKHGILLGHSDGASIAAIYAGNVEDFRVRGLVLMAPHFFTEEGGLKSIAEAKVAYETVDLRSRLAKYHKDVDNAFRGWNDTWLDPGFKSWNIAEAIDYLRIPVLAIQGADDQYGTLAQIEEIESRIYSPVDVEILADCKHSPFLEQPEKTLSAIREFCARLERIETAEVEIA
- a CDS encoding 3,4-dehydroadipyl-CoA semialdehyde dehydrogenase, whose amino-acid sequence is MKLESLISGKWTAGAADGRPLVNPVTGETVAHADASGLDLAGAMDFAREKGGAALRAMSFAERGALLKAVADVLTENRAKYEEIARINSGNTKVDASIDIDGGIGTLKYYSRLGKSLGDATTVLEAGQDQLAKDPVFFSRHLWTSRPGVALQINAFNFPSWGMWEKIAAATIAGVPSMAKPATATAWLSHEMMRDVDAANVVPDGVFNLVCGNGEGLLDALGPMDSVAFTGSAETGSTIRSHPVVLGSGARLTIEADSVNATILGQDVAPGDPLFDLAVREVSKALSVKAGQLCTNIRRILVPAAHLDAFSEAVVATVSRFPVGDPADEAVRIGPLVNKLQQQDALEGIARLGSEARVLTGGGVPAGLDGAGAFVAPTLLSCSDPHGAELVHSVEVFGPCATVMPYDGIADGQKIAALGGGSLALSLFSNDDDVRLQTATSLGPWHGRIMMVDEETGRNHTGHSIVMPQCVHGGPGRAGGGEELGGLRGLRLHMQRSAIQASPSAFAVLAERAAEAAL